In Acidobacteriota bacterium, the DNA window CCATTGTGCCGGTGGAAGTCGCGCCGCCGCCGGAGGTGATCGTAACCGTCGCCGTGCCAATCGCCGTGCTCGCCGGGACTTCAAAGTTGACCTGTCCCGCCGAAACGAAAAACAGCCCCGCCAGTTGCCCGTTCACGCGCACCGACGTGCCCGCCAGCGTCGTGGGCAATTGCACGCCCGCCGTATTCGGATCGGTATCGCCGCCCGTGGCGTTTTGCGTCGCCAGGCCGCTGCCAAACGCCGCCACAATCGTTTCGGGCGCAATACTGTCGGCGCGAAAACTGGCGGCGGAAACCAGCGCCACGCTGTTGCCTTGCGCCGCAACAGCACGCTCAAACGCAGCAGGCTTCAGCCCCAGCAACAATCCACCAGCGATAACCAGACCGGCAGCGATAACCAGACCGGCCAGGCGGCACAGCGAGAACGTGCGAAACTTCATTTTCAATCCTCCTGAATGTGTGGTGGCGCGCGGAAGCTGCGCCAAGGGGAAAATACGGGATGCACTCAGTAACGCAGGAAAAGCGGGCAAACGGGAGCAGGCTGACGAGTATTTTTTTTGCAACGTTGCGCGCTGCACTGTGGGCTTTTGCAAAGTCAGTGAAACGCTGAGTGTGCGACTTGAGACTGATTCCCGATTCCTGACTCCTGATTCCTGATCGGCAAAAATGCTGATGATTTTCAAACATCAGGAACCAGGAATCAGGAGTCAGGAATCAGTTTCGCCCCGAAGCTGGCCTGGTTTCCGATTTTGCAACAGCACTGCGGGCGCACCGACGTAGGCGTTCCGCATTTTGGCAAACGCGCGCCGACCGCATAAAATCCAGCCTTCCCCAATCCGATCAATCCCCACACTGTTTCCAGCATGTCTGACTTACGTTCACCAACACTGTTGCTGAAAGAGGCGCAGGCCGGCAATAAAGCCGCGCTCGACGCATTGCTGCCGCTCGTCTATGACGAATTGCGGCGGCTGGCCGCGTACCATCTGCAACGCGAACGCAGCGACCACACCTTGCAACCGACCGCGCTGGTACACGAGGCCTATTTACGTTTGGTAGATCAACACGCGGTGGACTGGCAAAACCGCGCGCACTTTTTCGGACTGGCGGCAGAGATGATGCGGCGCATCCTGGTCAATCACGCGCTGGCCCGGCAGGCGGCCAAACGCGGCGGCCACGAGACGCGCGTTTCGCTGGATGAGGTGTTGGATTGGGCCGAGCAGCGCGCAGTGGATTTTGTCGCGCTGGATGTCGCGCTCGCCAAACTGGCGGTGCTTGACCCGCAGCAGGCGCGCATCGTCGAACTGAAATTTTTCGGTGGTCTTTCGGTCGAAGAGATTGCCACTGTGCTGGAGATTTCCACGGCCACGGTGAAACGCGAATGGCGGATGGCGAAGGCTTGGCTTTTTCAGCAGCTTGCCTAGCGCGGTTTGCAATACTCATCTGGGCGAATAAATTCGCCACTACGACGGGCTGGTTAAACGTGCATGCCGCGCGGCTTCAGGCGATACAGCATCTCGCCCGCTTTCGGCACAAACAAAACACCTTCATCCTCGCGGCCCTGCCATTCGTCCAGCTTGATCGAAGCCGGGTCGAGATAGCCCAGCTTGATGCGGCGGCAACGCTCTTCACTGATGCCGGTGGCCAGGGTGACTTTGATGCGCGGAGATTCAACGCCGGTCGCCGCGTCGTAACTGCCCAGGCCGCGCACGTGCGTGCTGTGCGCCACGACGCCGAGCGGATAATGTTTGAACCGTTCCCACTGCCGCACAAAATAATCACGCACGTGATAGCCGATTTCGTCCAGCACCTGGCCGTGGGTGTAACTGACTTCGTCAATGTGGGGCGCATAGATTACGACTTCGCCGCCATCCGCCACGACGGGTTCGAGTTTGTACATCCCCTTCCCAGCCGTCCACAAATCGTCATAAAGCTTCGGCATCACCGAGAGCACGCGTTTGTAAGGACGTTTGGCCAGAATGATGTGCAGTTGCGCGGATAAGTCGGCCGCAGCTTCCCACGCCTCTTCCGGCGTGCCGGTGTAAAGGCCCGCCAAGCCGTCGCCCTTGACCACCATGCTGAAACAGAGTTTGGGTTTGTTGATGAACGAGGCGGCGCGATCAATCACGCGGCGCACGGCGGTTTCTTTAATGCCGATGGTGTCGAAGTTAGTCACGACCGCGCCCAGCCAATGCGAAAAGTTGATGACTTCGGCGCCGCTGATTCCGGGGAAGAAGTACTTATTGCCGCCGGAAAAGCCCGCGACTTCGTGCGGAAAGACGGGGCCGCAAATGATGATCTGATCGTAATCAAGCACCAGCCGATTCACGCGCACCGGCACAGCCTCATTCAAAATGCCGCCGGAGATTTGGGCGATCTCGTCACCAGAGATTTCGCCCAGCGTCGTCAACACATCGGGCGCGGCCCAATCGTGATTGAAGACGCTGACGTCCGCGTAACGGCCCGCGCGTTCTTCAACCGTCACGCCCAAATGACGATTGATTGCGTCTTCGCTCATCGGCATGTGCGTGCCGAGCGCAATTAGGAAATCCAGCTTGGCGACTTGGTTGGCGAGCGCTTCGTGAAAGAGCCGGAACATCAGCGGAATCGGCGCGGTGCGCGTACTGTCAGGGATGATGATGATGACGCGCTGGCCCGCGAGCGTGTGCTGCAGTAGCGTCTTCATCACCAGTTCGCGGATTTGCTCTTCAGTCAAAAATTGATCGGTGTGGCCGTAGCCGATAAGCATTGAACGCTCCTGTCTAGCCGCAAGAAAACGCAAAAGATGATTTGCTATACACCGCTGTATGCCGAGAAACCGCCATCCACGGGCACAACGATGCCCGTGACAAAGGCGGACGCGGGCGACAGCAACCACAACACTGCGCCCAGCAAATCTTCGGGATTGCCAAAACGGCCCATCGGCGTGTGCGAAATGATGCTCTGCCCGCGCGGCGTCAATTCGCCTGTCGCTTGATTGATGAGCATGGCGCGGTTCTGTTCGCCCAGAAAGAAGCCCGGCGCGACGGCATTGACGCGCAGCTTAGGCGAGTATTGCTGGGCCAGATGCACGGCCAGCCATTGCGTGAAGTTGTTGATGCCAGCCTTGGCCGCCGAATAGCCGATCACGCGCGTCATCGGGCGCATCGAACTCATCGAAGAGAGATTCAAAATTACGCCTTCGCCCTGCTCTGCCATCTGCCGTCCGAAAACCTGGCAGGGCAGAATCGTGCCGAGCATGTTCAGGTCGAACACATACCGCAGTGCCTCTTCGGGCAAATTGAAAAAGGTCAGATCGGGCCGCGTGGTGGCTTCAGGCGAGTTGCCGCCCGCGCCGTTGATCAGGCCATCAATGCGCCCGAATTTATCGAGCACTACGCGCGTCGCGGCTTCGAGCGTGTCAGTGTGCAAGACATCGCCGCTGATCACAGCGGTCTGTCCCGGCCCTGCCATTTGGGCGATGGCAGCCTCGCCTTTGGCTTTGTCGCGGGCCAGCACGGCGACATTCGCGCCACAACCGACTAAGGCCTGTCCCATCGCGCCGCACAGCACACCTGTGCCGCCGGTGATGATGAAAGTGCGGCCTGTGAAATCATAGAGTTTGGTTAGTTCACTTAAGGTCATCGTGTTGTTTTTCAATCAAGACACACGACGCTCACGAAGAGATTCCCCTTCTGCGTGCGTCTTCGTGTGGCTTCCTAGATTAGTCCCCTGTGGCTTTCGCAGCCTCGCCGAAGGGCGCGAAGTGTTTGCCGAAATGCGTTTCGAGCACGTCGTAATAGGTCTCTTCGTACTCGCGCAAGGTCGCAAAAAACGGCGCGCGAAAATCGGCGTGATGCAGCACCGACCCAAACGTCACGTGCAAAATCTCGCGGGCGTGGAAATCGTCGAGCAGGCTCGTCAATTGTTCATCCACCAACGCCGCCACGTCCGGCATCTTTTCGACTGCGGCGGAGACGTGATAGCTGGCGCGGTCAGTGGGATAGCGGCCTGCGGCAAAGGCGGCGATGGCGCGGAAGAGTTTGGGGTTGGTTTTGCCGATAGCGCGCAAGGCTTCGAGATAGCTGGTGCCGGCGGTTTTCAAATGCACCAACTCGCCCGCCACACGCGAGGCAATCGGGTAGATGCTGAATTTGTCCGAACCGGAATGCAGGCTCAGCTTGTATGGCCCATAGGTTTGCGACACGGCCAGATGCTGGGCAAAGGATTTTTCAAACTCATGCAAATCGCCGATGTAATCCACGCCCTTCTCAAAATCGCCGACGTAACGCGGCGCGAGGCTGACCCATTGCACGCCCAGCCGCTTCAGTTCATTGGCGATGTAAATGTGTTCGGCCACCGTGGTCACGGTTTCCGATTCGTCCACGCTCATTTCCAACTCGAAGGGCTTGCCGCCCATCACGGTTTCGAGATGGCGGTACATCTTGGCCGTATGCACGACAACGCGGCCATACTTGGCGGTCGCCCGCAACAAATCTTCTTCTTTCAGTTCGAATTTGAATGTGCCCAAATCAATTGTGCGTTGCAGGCGCGTTTGCGTGTCGGCCCAAGTGGTTTCGAGTTCCGCCCACGGCAAGGCTTCGGCTTTGGCGCGCAGGACATCAACGGGCGCGGTGTTGGCCTCGTTATCTACGTGCTCGCTGGGATCAATCGTGTAAAAGGTGAACCCGGCGGCGGCACAGGAATCAATGTCCGCCGTGTTTTTCAAATGATCGGCATCCGCGCCAAACCCCGCGCGCCAACCTTCCTGCAAGACGCCCCAGAGCGCGTCATCCATCACTTCCTGCGGGGTGCGCCCTGTGCGGGCGTTTTCGCGGATGGATTGTTGCGCCAGGATCGGCGCCATCGTCGAGTGGCGAATCGCGCGCAGGTGTCCCGGTGTCGCCAGACCCAAGCGGTCGCCACAACCCGCCGATTTCGCCAAACCTAACGGACGTGGCACAAGAAATGGCAAGGCGGTGCGCAAAGCCGTCGCATTGGCCGCGCTGGTCGCACCGACGAGAATGTTCAGCGGTTCGCCATTCAACGTGGCCGCACTTCGTTCGCCTTCAAATCCGTTGAGCGATGCTTCGTTACGGGCCACTAGGCCCAAACACTTTTCCGTCCCTTTGCGGCCCAGAAAATAGAGCCGTTGCTGCGCGGCGGTGAGCGAAAGCGGATAAACCGCCAAGCCGGTGAGTTGCCCTAACGCCTGTGCGGCGGCCTGTCCTTCGGCAACGGACAAGGGGGCAGCCAGAGCTTCGGATTGCAAACAAATCAGCCAATCAGAACCCATTTCATTTGTCTCCCAACAAAACTTGATTACCCGGAATTTGGGCGCGCACAGCTTACGACATGCCAAATGGTAAAACCAGTGTCTAAGGCCAAAGAAACCGCCAAAACGAGCAAGTAATTCCGCCCTGCACAAGGCTTTGCACAAAGCGAGCCTAAAATAGCGGGCGGTTTGTGCAAGTAGGATTTTTGCACAAACCGCCCTTTCCTATCTTTACGCGATTTCAATCTCGCCGCAGAACGTCGGGACAACCCCAAACTCAAACATAGACTGAATCAGCACGCAGATATTGTGGCAGAGAATTTTGCATAACGCCTCATTGATCTGCGCCGTATCGCCTTTGCTGCGCAATCGCGTTGAGAACTTTGCCTTTATCATGTGAAAGACCGTTTCACCGTTTGACCGTTTGTGATAGTGCGCCAAGAACTCATCACGATTGAAGCTGTAGAAGTGAAACATCTTTTCAAACAACCCGCCAACTCCGCCCGTCGCGTTGGCCTTGAACGCGATGTAAGGCGTTGCCCCAACCTTCGCAATCGCATCGTGATTATCAAGGCTTGAATAGCCCTTGTCCGCGCTCACTTTACTCAGGGTGAAGTTTTCAGCCGTCTTGCTCACAAGCCCCGGCAGCATCGGCGAATCGCTGGCGTCTTTGCCTGTGATTTCGGCAGACGTAACGATGTGAGTTTTTACGCCGGTCATCAGATGCGCCTTTATTCAAGCATTTGTCGTGCTTGCCGTATTTCTCATCAAACCAACGGACATAATTGCAGGTTGAAAAGCCGCTCGAATCAACCGCAAAATCTTTTTCCAGCGCCTTCAGCGGCAAGCTGCTGTGTCGGATCATCTCTTGCAGAACCGAAGTCAGATTCGACATTTCGAGATAGTCAGACACCCCCGGCGATGCCGGGGGCTTGATAGGCAGTGCCGCCTCAAAGGCGGCGGACAAAACCACGGCGTCATGGTGCCCTCAGCGTTCGACTAGAAACGCCCGCTTTCATCCGAGCCCTCTTGTTCCCGGATGTAGCGTTTGAGCTGCTCTTCGTTGAGTCCGACAGTGGACGCATCGTAACCACGCGCCCAAAAGCTCTCGCCCGCGCAGTTGCGTTCTTTGCCACGCAAGCGCGCAAGGCGAAGCGCGCGCTTGCGTTTGATACAGCCGCGCACCGACGCCACCGCATGTTTCGGTGGAATCGCAAGGCACCTATGCACATGCTCGGCTGACGTATGACCCTCGCTGATCTCGCCTTCCTTCTGCCGCGCGCGATCGCGGAAGAGCGGTCCGAGTTTCTGGCGTAGGTGCCCAAACAACTCCTTGCGTCGTCGTTTGGGCACGAAAACCACATGGTATTTGCAATCCCACCTCGAGTGGGACAGGCTCTGCGTGTTCCCTATCATGAAGTTCTCTCCTGGTGATGCTATCAAACCCCCAGGGGAGAACTTTACTCCAGGAACGCTCAAAGCTGTTCTGGTCTCACTGGTAGAACCAGTGGCTTACCCTTTGTTGTTCAGTTATCCACGAAAGGGATACCGTTCAGCTCGCGCAACCATGACGAACGGCGCGGATGCAGCTACACTGTGGACGCTTTCTGAACTACAAAACATGAAATCCAATCTGAATATGACAACTCGTCTCCGCTGTTTGATCGCAATGGCATTTTTGCCTGTTGCCTGTTGCCTGTTGCCTGTTGCCTTTTCACAGGCCCAGAGTGACGTCACTGCGCAACAAGTCGAAGCCGGCCGCCAGCTTTACGCCGGTTCCTGCGGCAACAGCTATTGCCACGGCAGCGAAGGCAAGGGTGGCGGCGCGCCCATCCTGCGTGACCGCGTCTTTCGCGCCGGCTATCTGCGCGCGGTGATTACTGACGGCAGCGACGGCACGCCCATGCCTGGTTTCAAAAGCCGGATGACGGCACAGGAAATCAATCAACTTGTGGCGTATTTGCTCTCGCTCTCGCCCGGCAAAGGCGACAAGCCGGAGCAGGCCTTTGCCACGAAGGCCGCGCCACCAGCGGGCAATACAGCCAACGCGGCAACGAATGAGCATTTCAACCAAACGCCGGGCAAGCCCCAGACGGAACCCGCGAACCAGCCGCCCAAGGTCAGCCTGAGCGTCAGCGGCAACGGCGCGGCGATTCGCGGTGAAGCGCAGGCGGGCCACTCCTTGTTCTTCGATCAGAGCAGCGCGAACAATTGCAGCGCCTGTCACAGCGTCAACGGCGTGGGCGGCAAGGTGGCGTCGGACTTGAGCCGTTTGCGCGACCAAACACCGCGCCAGCTTGCGTTGCGCATTCTGGCGCCGCAAAACAGTGAGCCGGCCAGCGATTTGGAAAGATATGGCCTGCTGCAAATCACCACGCGCGGCGGCGAAAAAGTCGTGGGCATCAAACGCGATGAAGATGCCGAGAGCTTGCGGCTGTACGACACCGCGACGCGCCCGCCCATTTCGCGCAGCTTCCTGAAAGCGGACATTGCCAGTATCGAAAAACTGCTCACCGCGCCCTGTCCTGGTGCCGGTGGAAGCTACGCTGAGAAATTCGCCGTTAAACAATTGCTCGATCTGATCGCTTTTTTGAAATCGGCGGATTTGAAAAACCCGGCGAGCATTTCATTGAACGACCTTTTCTAACCGCTCGTGCTTAACTTTGGAGGTACGTATGCCTACGCTCCCACTGACAGCCGCAGTCGGCCTCAATGCAGTGAACAACCCCAACGACGTGCGCACGGTCAAACGGCGGCTGGTCGAACTCGGCTTCAATTGGTTGCAAGCCGATAGCGCGCTGGGGCCGGAAACGATCAAGAC includes these proteins:
- a CDS encoding SDR family oxidoreductase codes for the protein MTLSELTKLYDFTGRTFIITGGTGVLCGAMGQALVGCGANVAVLARDKAKGEAAIAQMAGPGQTAVISGDVLHTDTLEAATRVVLDKFGRIDGLINGAGGNSPEATTRPDLTFFNLPEEALRYVFDLNMLGTILPCQVFGRQMAEQGEGVILNLSSMSSMRPMTRVIGYSAAKAGINNFTQWLAVHLAQQYSPKLRVNAVAPGFFLGEQNRAMLINQATGELTPRGQSIISHTPMGRFGNPEDLLGAVLWLLSPASAFVTGIVVPVDGGFSAYSGV
- a CDS encoding DUF2088 domain-containing protein, with the protein product MLIGYGHTDQFLTEEQIRELVMKTLLQHTLAGQRVIIIIPDSTRTAPIPLMFRLFHEALANQVAKLDFLIALGTHMPMSEDAINRHLGVTVEERAGRYADVSVFNHDWAAPDVLTTLGEISGDEIAQISGGILNEAVPVRVNRLVLDYDQIIICGPVFPHEVAGFSGGNKYFFPGISGAEVINFSHWLGAVVTNFDTIGIKETAVRRVIDRAASFINKPKLCFSMVVKGDGLAGLYTGTPEEAWEAAADLSAQLHIILAKRPYKRVLSVMPKLYDDLWTAGKGMYKLEPVVADGGEVVIYAPHIDEVSYTHGQVLDEIGYHVRDYFVRQWERFKHYPLGVVAHSTHVRGLGSYDAATGVESPRIKVTLATGISEERCRRIKLGYLDPASIKLDEWQGREDEGVLFVPKAGEMLYRLKPRGMHV
- the tnpA gene encoding IS200/IS605 family transposase; protein product: MGNTQSLSHSRWDCKYHVVFVPKRRRKELFGHLRQKLGPLFRDRARQKEGEISEGHTSAEHVHRCLAIPPKHAVASVRGCIKRKRALRLARLRGKERNCAGESFWARGYDASTVGLNEEQLKRYIREQEGSDESGRF
- a CDS encoding transposase encodes the protein MTGVKTHIVTSAEITGKDASDSPMLPGLVSKTAENFTLSKVSADKGYSSLDNHDAIAKVGATPYIAFKANATGGVGGLFEKMFHFYSFNRDEFLAHYHKRSNGETVFHMIKAKFSTRLRSKGDTAQINEALCKILCHNICVLIQSMFEFGVVPTFCGEIEIA
- a CDS encoding sigma-70 family RNA polymerase sigma factor, whose translation is MSDLRSPTLLLKEAQAGNKAALDALLPLVYDELRRLAAYHLQRERSDHTLQPTALVHEAYLRLVDQHAVDWQNRAHFFGLAAEMMRRILVNHALARQAAKRGGHETRVSLDEVLDWAEQRAVDFVALDVALAKLAVLDPQQARIVELKFFGGLSVEEIATVLEISTATVKREWRMAKAWLFQQLA
- a CDS encoding c-type cytochrome, which produces MTTRLRCLIAMAFLPVACCLLPVAFSQAQSDVTAQQVEAGRQLYAGSCGNSYCHGSEGKGGGAPILRDRVFRAGYLRAVITDGSDGTPMPGFKSRMTAQEINQLVAYLLSLSPGKGDKPEQAFATKAAPPAGNTANAATNEHFNQTPGKPQTEPANQPPKVSLSVSGNGAAIRGEAQAGHSLFFDQSSANNCSACHSVNGVGGKVASDLSRLRDQTPRQLALRILAPQNSEPASDLERYGLLQITTRGGEKVVGIKRDEDAESLRLYDTATRPPISRSFLKADIASIEKLLTAPCPGAGGSYAEKFAVKQLLDLIAFLKSADLKNPASISLNDLF